DNA sequence from the Bradyrhizobium diazoefficiens genome:
CGCTCGAAAGAGCGGACCCGACAACAGGGGATAGATCATGCGTGAGATGCCTTTCAGCCTCCTGCGCGGTGCAGCCGCCGCGCTCTGCCTCGGTTCGCTCATCGTCGCCGGCCAGGCCGCGGCCCAGGTCAGCGACGACGTCGTCAAGATCGGTGTGCTGACCGACATGTCCGGCCAGTATTCCGATCTGAATGGACCCGGCTCGCTACTGGCGGCGCAGATGGCGGCAGCGGATTTCGGCGGCAAGGTTTTGGGCAAGCCGATCGAGATCATCGGCGCCGACCATCAGCAGAAGGCCGATGTCGGCATCGGCATCGCCCGGCGCTGGATCGAGAACGAGAAGGTCGACGCGATCTCGGACGTCACCAATAGTGCGATCGCGCTTGCCGTGCAGCAGCTGACGCGCGAGACCAACCGTGTGGCGCTGTTCTCGTCGCCAGGCACGACGGATTTGACCGGAAAGCAGTGCTCGCCCACCGGCTTTCAGTGGGTCTATGACAACTATTCCAACGCAGTCGGGCCACTGAAAGCGCTGATCGACAAGGGCAACGAAACGTTCTTCATTATTACCGCCGACTTCGCCTTCGGACATTCGCTGGAGAAGATCGCGAGCGAGGCGATCCAGGCGAACGGCGGCAAGGTCGTGGGCACCGTCCGCCACCCCTTTGGTGCAGCCGACCTCTCGTCGTTCCTGCTGCCGGCGCAGGCATCGAAAGCAAAGGTCATTCTTCTCGCCACTGCTGGCAAGGATATGACGACGGCGATCAAGCAGGCCAATGAGTTCGGCATCATCGCGGGCGGCCAGACCATCACCGCGCCGGTCATGTTCATCACCGACGTCAACGCCCTCGGCCTGCCGACCGCGCAGGGCATCTCCTTCATCGCGGGTTTCTATTGGGACCAGAACGACGAGACGCGCGCCTTCGCCAAGCGCTTCTTCGAGGCGCGCAAGGCCATGCCGACCGCGCCGCAGGCCGGCGTCTATTCCTCGATCACGCACTATCTCAAGGCGGTCCAGGCCGCGGGTACCGATGAGGCCAAGGCCGTGGCGGCCAAGATGCGCGAGCTGCCGGTCGATGACTTCTTCGCCAAGGGCGGCAAGGTGCGCGAGGACGGCCGCATGGTCCACAACATGCTGCTCGTCCAGGTCAAGAAACCTTCCGAATCGAAGCAGCCATGGGATTACTATAACGTCGTGGCGACCGTTCCCGGCGAGCAGGCCTTCCAATCTCTTGCCCAGAGTGAATGCCCGCTCGTCAAGA
Encoded proteins:
- a CDS encoding ABC transporter substrate-binding protein, translating into MREMPFSLLRGAAAALCLGSLIVAGQAAAQVSDDVVKIGVLTDMSGQYSDLNGPGSLLAAQMAAADFGGKVLGKPIEIIGADHQQKADVGIGIARRWIENEKVDAISDVTNSAIALAVQQLTRETNRVALFSSPGTTDLTGKQCSPTGFQWVYDNYSNAVGPLKALIDKGNETFFIITADFAFGHSLEKIASEAIQANGGKVVGTVRHPFGAADLSSFLLPAQASKAKVILLATAGKDMTTAIKQANEFGIIAGGQTITAPVMFITDVNALGLPTAQGISFIAGFYWDQNDETRAFAKRFFEARKAMPTAPQAGVYSSITHYLKAVQAAGTDEAKAVAAKMRELPVDDFFAKGGKVREDGRMVHNMLLVQVKKPSESKQPWDYYNVVATVPGEQAFQSLAQSECPLVKK